In one Mustela lutreola isolate mMusLut2 chromosome 8, mMusLut2.pri, whole genome shotgun sequence genomic region, the following are encoded:
- the LOC131837847 gene encoding LOW QUALITY PROTEIN: olfactory receptor 6C70-like (The sequence of the model RefSeq protein was modified relative to this genomic sequence to represent the inferred CDS: deleted 1 base in 1 codon), with translation MKNHTKQIEFILLGLTDNSLLQIIIFLFLFLNFMLSMMGNLTIIALTLLDSHLKTPMYFFLCNFSFLEISFTSVCIPRFLITIVTREKAISYNGCISQLFFYIFLGVIEFFLLAAMSYDRYVAICKPLHYTSIMSNRICHQIVLSSWATGFLAIFPPLFLILNLDFCASNIIDHFICDISPVLQLSCSDTHLLELIAFSLAVMIILFTLLLVILSYSYIIKTILKFPSVQQKKKAFSTCSSHMIVVSISYGSCIFMYIKPSANERVASSKGVAVLNTSVAPMLNPFIYTLRNQQVKQAFRDVFSKIFSASDK, from the exons atgaagaaccaTACAAAACAGATAGAGTTTATCCTTCTGGGACTGACAGATAACTCTCTGTTACAgatcataattttcttatttctatttctaaatttcaTGCTGAGTATGATGGGAAACTTAACCATCATTGCCCTTACTCTACTGGATTCTCATCTCAAGACCCcaatgtattttttcctctgtaacTTCTCTTTCCTGGAAATTTCCTTCACAAGTGTTTGCATCCCCAGGTTCCTAATCACCATTGTAACCAGAGAAAAGGCCATTTCCTATAATGGCTGTATATCTCAGTTg tttttttacatattcttgGGGGTTATAGAATTTTTCCTTCTGGCAGCTATGTCCTATGACCGTTATGTTGCCATCTGCAAACCTTTGCATTATACATCCATCATGAGCAACAGAATTTGTCATCAAATTGTACTCAGTTCCTGGGCAACTGGATTCCTGGCCATTTTCCCTCCATTATTTTTGATTCTGAACCTGGATTTCTGTGCTTCCAATATTATTGATCATTTCATTTGTGACATTTCTCCTGTCCTGCAACTTTCTTGCTCAGACACACATTTACTAGAACTGATTGCTTTTTCCTTAGCTGTGATGATCATCTTATTCACGTTGTTATTAGTAATCCTTTCTTACTCTTACATCATCAAGACAATTCTAAAATTCCCTTCAgttcagcaaaagaaaaaagccttttcTACCTGCTCTTCTCACATGATTGTTGTATCCATCAGTTATGGTAGTTGTATATTCATGTACATAAAGCCATCTGCAAATGAAAGAGTGGCTTCAAGCAAAGGAGTAGCGGTGCTCAATACTTCAGTTGCCCCTATGTTGAATCCATTCATTTATACTCTGAGAAACCAACAAGTTAAACAAGCCTTCAGAGATGTGTTTAGTAAGATATTTTCTGCTTCAGATAAATAA